The Zeugodacus cucurbitae isolate PBARC_wt_2022May chromosome 4, idZeuCucr1.2, whole genome shotgun sequence genome includes the window gttTCAATGGAACCGAAATAGCGCTagttaaaaacaagaaatataataataaaagacgCAATAGCGCTCACGAAGTTAGGCGACCACATatagtataattaaataatatgagCGAACGAGATCGGTCCAGATTAGGGGCCTTGCTTACATGTATACTATAATCTTGGGTCAATTCCTAGAATTATCTTTTTATCacgtaaaaaataaatcaaagtaaAATTATAGAACCACATTGTTTTCCTACTTTAAATTAACTCATTCAAaactgtttatttataaaatacacaacACGATAGGAAAGCAAGAATTTTGATTCAGAATCGCTATTGATTAACCTCTAATTGTAGAAATAGGTTCAGCTATTTACATAATTatgttaaagtgaaattattgaaGTAATCGTTAAAGATCAATatcgcaaaataaatatttgtatgcatttcgACTCAAGCGACTCAAGAATATTAATTGTGAATACCAAACCAAATCTGGTTTCCCGCATTTTTGCGtcgtaagaatatatttattttcatttaaatctgCCATAAGTTAAATGCAGTGTCAGTTTCAGTAGGACTTCAATTTTCTATATCAGCAAAAAATTGTGAGTTCAATCCAAATAAAGTACGACTCTTACATATTTTCGAGATTAAAGTTGCGATAAAACAATATAATGCATAGCTGGAATAactataaaatcatatttcaacGACGGCACAgtttttgattattattgtGCAGCTTGTTTTTGTGTGAACACATTAGTAAATGATACACGATatcgtacataaatatttatttaaattttttagtcttCGTTACTTGAAACCGCACAATGTTTGcatttttcactttaaataaatacatacatacaacaatgtACACTTATACTATTGAAATAAGAAACTTAGTGATATTGACttggaatttcaaaaaaagtcTGTAAGTAAATAAGCGGAATTCAACATAAAGAGCATTATATTTTATACCATTTACTATTTCGCTTCTTGTGCTATACAATTGGACTTAGATTATCCGGGATGGTCGGGACCGAAAGCATTATGTATGAAAAAACATAATAACACAAAATTAAACATTGAGAAACAAGTTTCAAGAGGTTGAACGAAAAAGGTATCACTCTAAAAACATGAAAAGAGtgttaaaaaaagaagaaatggaaaataaataaacgctGTAAAAAACTCCACCTTATTACAGCCTATTCTGAATATAATAGCAAACGTATTACCAAAATGGTTTATCACTCCCGAGCACCAACAGGGAATATGACAAtcctattttatcaaaatactCGCTTTTCTTTAAAACAAAACGAACTTTTAATCCATTTATATGTTACGGATCAATTGCTTATATGGAAATTCAAAAGATGCTGGAAAAATGTTAATTAGCGCTtggtataaataattaatatgtacatatgttttgcactatactataagtatatttacCACTACATACACGTAATAACCGCTTGAAGATTTGGATATTATGACATCTGAAGTTCACAAAAAATCATTTCTAAatgtacatttatttcataagaaatttattcatatccTTGATAAAAGTGAGCAacttatattagaaataattcataataaaccgcaaattatggaaaacaaaattgttgtatACGTGACCGCGACGACAATCGTTATGGCAGATACCGGCAAAACTTTCGTCCACCGttcaataaacaaaacaaatgcatattcaaaaattaatgacCAAAATTTATGCTGCATAAATAATTGTTTGcatataatgtatgtaaatgcaaatacatacatacatacatatgcaatgaGCGCCTAAAAGTTTCATCTATCGTAATGACCGTttgcaaaattaaatatgtacctATTTCGCtttttacgtacatatgtatggacataAGTATGAACTCCATAATTcacaatatttacaataaagttCTACATATGAATATGCGCACATTTAGCTtcaacaaaaacatatgtatgtatatatacatttatagcaTTTAAATAATGCATACTTTTTgacaatttgtttaataaaacaattccaGATCGCGAATACATCTCGTCCTTCAattataactaataattttcGAAAGCCAAGCTGCCTAAAAGATTCACTtggtttattttttctaaaaatacataAGTTACATAAGAACTAAATTGAAGTGGAATGGACATTTTACACATAAAAAGGCATAGCATTGACATTCAAGTGTGAGTAAAGTAAATTATCATCAGCATTATTAAACTGATAATGCAAATACGAGTACATTCCATTGTCGCATTTTAACACCGGTGCTTACTCCTCACTTTTATCAGTTCGACAACTCaccaaacctaacctaatttatttattaacctATCAATTTTGCGGagtatttattgcatttgtattaataaatatcaCTAAATACCTTTCGGTAAATTTGTGGTAGGAAAGCGCGCGTTGCATTCCGTTATGTGGTAATGATTGTTATACAATCGTATTGTATAATATTGCACGTTTATCTGTAAAGTCTTATTGTTGCCTTGAAATTACACTTACCCCACGCGAATGCGGTGTTTATATACAgaatcaatatataaaatattctacgtTGGAAGTTTAGCATATTGTTGTAGTCCAGTCTATTCCTGAAGGTGATGATAATTCTTCAAACCGGGTGACTTAGGTGAGAAGtgttgtaaattatatttattagcatATAATTTGCATGAAGAACTTCTATATATTCGTGGTACAATTGTCCCGTTTGAAGTACtccgatatttttttaacactgcACCGCAACCGTAACGAATTGACTATGTAGAATATTATTGCAAGGAAGTTGAATGAGCGAAGGATATTTATTTATCGTAAAAGTCCGcgttttttcttctattttacaTATGTGACGATACGATTTCACGCGACACTTTTAGACGTGaaaatttaagttcactttaCGTCTTGAAAAATTATCACTCACTGATGCATTTAACAACTGTTATCTGACGTTTTGTTTCTTTAACTGACAGGGTGGCCGCACTTGCGGAAATATTAGTGCTGCCCCTTCACACGATAGACGGGCCGACGTAACCGTAACGTATCTCCTTGggcaataattattgaaaacctCTGCTGGccttattgttaaataaaactattagtggtactcatttcattcaaaaatagtaaatttgcaatatggcacCATAAGTTAAATGAGCGCTGTTTGGCTTTGGCTGAGTtgattgtgaattaattgtaagcatgccatgaatgccactgaaaaaggtctcgcatatttgcaagattgtcgtaaaataaaattcatataaaaattaacagctgttttacgatattgtaattttgcgttgttgccatacgtttacgacgttaGATGAGTACCACTATTATTATCcctaattatatttcatatccaAATATTAATGATAAATCAATTAGGTATATTTTCttaaagatattttatttaaacatgaatttcactttgaaatttgctacaaacatataaaaaaattgcagtaaaaatagttttattgaaTTTGAGTATTGTAGAAATACTTTATCAAATACTCTATATAcagatcaaaaaataaaagctttcaaataCGCCTCACGGTACTCATTATACGACCATGTTCATTAATAGAGCAAGTAATTGTAAATTAGAGCGACAGATATTTCCGAACATCAATACGCAAGCCAAATATAAGATAATGAGGTGTCTTggtctataattttttttagtttaatatttagttatttatacttcttttcttctttctttaatttgacagcatattttatttttatactgtcTTTATTGATGCTCGGCTATTGTACTTTATGACCTGAAACTGAATAAAATTATACTATATAACAGAGAGACTACTACTatgggtatatgtatataaaaaattaacaataataaaatctaGGGTATTTACACAAAACATTGTAACTAAAAACGGAAAGTAGGaaaggaaatacaaaaaaaaaattctgactAAACTGATGTGTGATAATAAAAGAATACTTGGCCTCAATTATTTGGGgattgaaatacatatttggaatttgttaaattgttgtaataatttgtttttaatttaaaacaaacacaaacgGAACGTTTAACCGTTTAAAATAAGTGAAGGACGAAATGATATTAGTGAATGTTATCTGAAGTGATTGTGTCCTGTGGATCCGTACATAATTTAGTTGGGACtcctttataaaatttaaatacttatacataatatacatactttAAAACTAGTTTCCATGCAAGTcaatatgtctatatgtatgtcggTATGAACGCAGTCAACAATTTAACCATGATTATGTTTGcataattctttaaaaaatctcCCATCGTCTATCATTCATATATAATAACTAAAAACAAACTATTTTCCTATTTGCAATTTCTCTAGCACAGTGCTAAATACACTTATATATCTAcagatttggatttttttctttccttcgaATATACCACTCGGTGCTTCTGTGAAATTCTTGAACTTAATGTGCAAAATTAAAACGAGACACGGTTTTATGACAAATCCAACGTACAACTTGCCTCAAACGAGTCGAAATCCAAGTGAAAACTGCACCAGCATGCTGTAACTTCGATACGTAGTGCTTGATGTGGTCTGTACAAAGAAGTTAAGGAACcgaatatgtttaaaattattgcagtAAATATCTGATGAAAGTTGATAAATTGAACCAAAAATTCtaccaaattatttaataaaaatttaataaaatttttctcatGGAAACAAACAACATGGATTTATCAACTTTCGATCATAATTTTAGTTTCAACAgagaagaaaatttgtaaaggATATAATAATGTCCATGGTTGATGACCTCCATTAATGTAAGTGACATATGTAAAACCATCTTTCCCTTTACCCCTTATGTTATAATAGTAGGGAAGGAAGGAATGCAAATGAAATCTGAAAAAGAAAGTGTTGTAACAAATGTCAGCATGTTCTAATAAAGTAAGAAAATTACTCCTCATACcttcttttttcataaaactgtaTGGCAGGTTGGTTTGTGGTTAGCACATGTAGAAAAATCGCTTTCACCGAATGACGTTCGGCGGTCGTCAAATGATTCAGTAAGGAGTCCAGCAATAAAGACCCAATACCATTTCGTCGATGTTTCCGATGCACACCCAATGATAGTATATAACCAATGTCAGCATTACGGCCCATAGAATCTGGTAAAATTCCTTTATCCTAGGACCAAACACACTTCTATATGTTAAAAActgatttacatttaaaattacattaaaatgagACCTCTTTATTCAGATTTCTGTAAGGTTTGATTTCGGCAACTATTAATCCTATAATAGCCAGATTGTAAACAGCCGCGAGCGCGAAGAAACGCGTACTGGATGTAATATCTTCGTACCATGACAGCGGATAGTCAATAGGAAACCAATCTTGACACAATGTTCTCACCTTAaacgatatttatatatacaaattttataaacaatagTTCAGAATTATGTATACCTCAGTTAAATCATCTGGTACTAAAAATCTTAACTGAACATCCGTAACGGAACAGAGAGGCACATGATGTTCAATATCCGCACGATTCACATTAGATTGAGGCAGGTTGTGTTTATTATACCTGCAATAATAAGTtgtatgttgtttttttttgtttttgttcaacaCAAATTTAGCAAgataattataaattcattaaatatgtataatacgctcatatattatttaaaaatcaaaatatataacattCAATAACGGAAACTGCAAATCAGTGCTTTACCGAATTCCGCTATTTgct containing:
- the LOC105212048 gene encoding N-alpha-acetyltransferase 60; translated protein: MWTTDVTTSNSMAHFTWYNKHNLPQSNVNRADIEHHVPLCSVTDVQLRFLVPDDLTEVRTLCQDWFPIDYPLSWYEDITSSTRFFALAAVYNLAIIGLIVAEIKPYRNLNKEDKGILPDSMGRNADIGYILSLGVHRKHRRNGIGSLLLDSLLNHLTTAERHSVKAIFLHVLTTNQPAIQFYEKRRFHLHSFLPYYYNIRGKGKDGFTYVTYINGGHQPWTLLDHIKHYVSKLQHAGAVFTWISTRLRQVVRWICHKTVSRFNFAH